The Plasmodium knowlesi strain H genome assembly, chromosome: 10 genomic sequence aaaagtaaaagtgtCCAAATATGTAGATGGCCAGTCCGTACAATCCCAGAAATATGGTAAATATGAATGAATACAAATCAAAATAAATGGGTCCCTTTAACACTTTCAGAAAATCTTCGTTCAACGATATCAGCAACGATTTTCTCGAATTCTCCGATGTATATGGCAGAAGAATAAAGGACGAAATAATACTTCCAAAGaagttatttaaaaattggtttttaaaaagtaatCCTCTCTTGCACTCATAAACCAAGGAATACAGACTTGCGAACATGGTTCCCATGGGTAGGGCATATAATATGatgtgaaaaaatacaaatgaaCTTACAGAAATTAGCTTGTTGCTCTCTATaccttcaaaatttttagaCATGTTTGAAAATAAAGTTCCATTTCCATATTTGTTATAGCAATAGTATACTTGAATTAGCAAAATTGTCATCATTATTGCAAAATCTCTCAATAAATATGTGATGTACCTAAAGGTGGAGATGTTTATATAGTCATTGCAAAGTGCTGTCAACGAGTTCATTAGGTCTGTTACGTAGCTTGTgtcttctttcttcattatttcatttttaatattttcgcttaataatttgtttttcttctctaatTTTTCTGCTTCCTTTAGACGTACTTCCTTGCAGATATTCTGCGCACACTTTAAATCCCATACTAATCCCAAgtggtaaaaaaattgaataacgTATTTAGTTGGATTTATGCTCAGAATGTAGAAGTTTTCGTTCATGGCATAGCAGTACGGGAAAACATGATGGTAATTGTGGCATCCTTCTCCCAGCGCTACAATGGAGGTAAAAATGTTGTTTGAAGCTTTTATATCATTATTGTAGGGTCTATGTCCAAATGAATGCGAGGCACTGTTGATGGACCACGTAGCATGTAATGTGATGATCCATCTTAGCGCTcctaaaatgaaaaatccaTCCCAGAAATTGTTATACATATAATAGGAATATATTCCAGGTacaatgaaacaaaaaaaaaagttaaaatatGGATCCAATTTATGTTGCCATAGGAGAAGTGGGTTCTGTAATAAATCATCcacatatatttctttctccttctcctttacatattttgtcttCTGATATAATAACCATCCAACATGGCTATAGAAGAATCCATATCTTATGTTATGCGGATCGTACTTGGTATCACTGTACTTATGATGCAGACGATGATTTTTGGACCATGTTATTACGCTTCCTTGGTTTGCAAAACTGTTCAAAATTAGGAAGAGAACCTGCACGAAGGTACCCGCTTTAAATGCTCGATGAGACCACAGACGATGTGCGCCGAATGTTATGCCGAACCCGTTTATTAAGTAAAATATTATGCACTGCaaggggggagaggggggaaatataaaaaatcaaTGGGGTGAACAAAGACGAGTCGTACATACGAGAACAGACGATATCAGAGGAGGGAGAGCTACCAATGTGGAAGCACACAAAAGGAGAACTTACCTGAGCAAACAAGGACCTTCCATAATCATGGTAATACAACTTTATCATGCCGATTACACCGAATatatggaaaaacaaaatgaatgaaaatagGGAGGATCTAAACTGCTTGtggtacgtatatatatagttcACGAAGACTACGTAGACGTAATATGCGTGGAATAGGATAGAAAGTActgaaaaattatgaattaaTTTTGAGTTATCATTAGAGGTGTACagtatttttgtaaaaaatagaCTCACCCATATCATATAAACAATGCTGAGAGCGTGATTAattcttttaaataaatttatgtTTGTATTATTATGATAAAAATTGCTAGCTAACGAAATCAAACTTTTACTGAGCTGTAGAGTTAAATATACCTTTATGATCATGATGTTGTGAATATAtttccagaaaaaaaagtagaagaatatataaaatgtttgcgagaaaaaaaagtaaatccAAATACTATTTGATGCTGatctgtctttttttttctgagaatcatgggtatttttttttttcatatattcttcttcttctttttcttttttctcgaTTTCTtctataatttctttttcctttaagatcccttcattttcttttatacttttttcgttctttaaaattttctttgctAACTGTTCTAAGTGTTTCGAAGTATCTCCTATCAATTCGTATTCATTTCTGTActcgttttcattttctttgctaATTTCGTATTTGTGGACAACTCTGTTCTCCTGACTCGTtgatttttcatttgtttttttcttattggTCCAAAGGGACTCTAAAAAGGTACACAACTGCGTAATGTTGTACACATGAAGCAAGTTAATGCCCAAAGTGATGTTCAGATCAACGTATTTCAAACTTACTAAAGATATGAGCGTAACCAGCAGGCCCTTAAAAacatttacaaaatgaataaactTATTGGAGAAACATTTTCTGAAGATATAGCAGGATGCCAAAAAAACGACATATGTTATATAAATAATTCCTACATGTTCGATATCCAGGTATCTTTTGCTTAAAGCCTcccacattttttcccccacggGGCTGAAATTCCCTCCGGCGTTTTTTGCTTTGTAACTCATCGATTCCTTTCAACGTGTTTTTCTTGCCTTCGGTCAGGTCaacaatttaaaaacaaaaaattctACTGAACTGTGTTCGTGTACATTTACatgaaaatgtgtacaatacctattttgtaaaaaggaaGCAGTGCATAAttgtgtttttccccttcgtgGAATGTGTGTTTAGGCGCAGCAATAAATTTATCTATCGCGTGTTGCACAcaaatgcacatatacacgtatacgTTCGTAcaactttttccccttgaacAGTGTTTGCTATActttaaaaagggagaattACTCCTCTCAACTGTCACATATATAAGCGCTGCAcatgtacttatatatagTTTATAATCATAGGAAAATTTTACTCCAACTATATGTATAATTTATTTCGTGGATCTATTATACTGTAAAATtggaaactttttttttttttttttttttttttttttttcgtgttgttttttgttaaattttccgaaattatttattttattttttatttttatttattttatttttttcattccattttgtgaacaaaaaaaaaaaaaaaaaaaaaaaatgacacttTTTCGAATAGAAGATTTTATAACGTTTTACATAAAAAGGTAATATGCAAATAACAGGTCACTTTTACATGAATATTTTGTACTTACatttatatgtgtgtatatcgTTATACACGTTTTTACACGCTTGCATAATGATTCCCTTAGCATGTCATTGCACTTTTATAATTCCACTATTCACGTGgcaatatatatgtggttTATTTTCGCATGGGGTGAGAGaccatgaatttttttttttaatttttgcttGTTCATCGCTTAACCCAATAGTTGGTTTTCTGTAGAAAATTGCATTCATTCTTTTaagcttatttttttttagttttatATTTATGCTAGTGATCAAAAATTTTCTTAAGTGTTTCTTGCAGTTTTGGAAATTCAGCAAACACGCACCAGCGTTCACTCGAGCGCAGTGCCATGCGCATACGTGCATAAAaacatgtgtatacacattacgtatgcatatgctGCAAACATTTTTGCAGGCGCACCGTACACCcataaaaaaagggctcTCACCACGTGGTGAGAGAACGAATGAGGCGCATATATCCTTCCTTTTAGAAGGGTGtttttttgtgctttttCACGCAAAACAGATCAGCCGCTGACTCGACGCAGCGCCACAAAAAAAGCACATatatagcaaaaaaaaagaaaagaaaaacccaCCTGcgcattccttcttctcacaATTTTTTCGTATTCACGACACTGAAACAATCCGATTCGAAGGAGTCGCTCTTTATGCATAAAAATGTTCCTTCTTACAAGGCACATTCTCTATGAACATGTAGAAATGAAAAGCGGGGCTTTAAAGCCTTTGGAAGAGGcaacaattttgtttttcttccacgTACGAGGTTTGAGCACTCGATCGatggcatttttttatacacatttatttacaaaaacaaacaatTTGTTCGATGTGTAACGAATTGTCAAAGACACAAACGTTAGTATCAACGAAATTGATTCACGTGTAAATGGCACATTAAAACACAAACGCAAAattgaaaggaagaagtaagaTAAGAGGTTAAGCTGAGCCATGAAAGGGGAACTTTTGTCTGGCAACGCAGGAGAGACAGCTTTACACACGAAAGTTAACACAAAAGATGCAAATCTAACATGAACAAAACAATTGTGCAgttttaggaaaaaaaattaattttgagTTCTTTCATTTCGTTAATTAACTGGTCAATGGCCTTTTGTCTTTGGTCCATCGTTTCTTGGAGCTCTTTCATTGTATTCGAGTGTTCTTTATACATTAAAAATAGAGTATCATTTATTCGTTCGCTTTCGTTTAAAAGAAAACTACTTAGTTCGtaatttttgttcaaatCAATATGTAGGTTGTATACTGAATTAGGCAAAGGTGTAATATCCCCCAAGAAGTCGCCCCCCAAagatatattcttttttccattctttcCTATAATTCGTTAAaaggagggagaagaaaagggaagcaTATTGGGTGAGTGGTGGACGTTTTGGTTTTATTTCGCATTTGTTGAGtcgtctttatttttttcccccctttttttcacaacGCAAGCAAGGTGAAATAGTAATATATGGTGGCAAATAATTTACACCAAAGTGTTGCGAGCGTGAAATAGTAACTCTATGGTGGGGGCCATAATTAAAAAGgcccttttcaattttttacctttttttttcaatttcgatTTTCCATAGCTTTTACAATTTAACAAAGCGAGGATGATAAATAGGAGAAGAGCtactttcattttaactTTCTTATACTAATAGGGAaagggtgagaaaaaaaaaaaaaaaaaaaggggagttataattgtgcatatttttatggGAAGCGCAATTTTCATATGTTATACTCAATTATGTGAGAGAAGCGTCGCAAAGACTTCTCTTTTAAAGCGGTAAAAATTgttaggaaaaatatttcgtcCGTTACTCTTACACTTCAAATATTGGAACGACGAATATACACGTGTATAATTTGGGTGGGAAATGAGCTATGCGGAATGATTAACGCAGCTTTTGCTAATTCGTAAAATTCCTCTTTGCGATAATATAGCGCATGTAATTCGTCCAGGTGTAGTCTTTGTCAttcacatgtgtacatgtagcATATTACACATTCTATAATAATATTATGTGGATAGAGAAaagttcatttgttcattattAACGTTAGGAATGTCATTTGAGCTCTTTTGAAAggggaaatgtttttttttcgtgtagTAGAACCTGCCTCTTCATACGCAACCTTACGCTTAATTGTTACGTACAGGCCTATCTGCTGCTTACGCATTTATTCAACCTTAAACGCTCaagtatttatgtatatacaataCGCACCGTGAACTCTTTCCGTTACCCCGACTGGTAAAAAAGTCATTACATGGTTACTCGGGCCTTGTGCACAATTCAGCCTTTAACATTTGTTTAAGCCAATCATACTGTGCGGCGAAAGGTGAAGcgataaaaatgtatatcaCTAAAATCACGCAACCTATTATGCTTATGTCACAGTGAGTCAAGTAATGCCATTATTCCAAGTGCGacttctaaaaaaaaaaaattatgtattACGTGTCACGCCATTACATGCTGCATATTTACGTTACCCCATTTGTATAGTACGAACAACTTACGCATTGCATTTTTAACGCCTTTGGCATATATCAAACGGTTTATGCatcattattatttaaatttattttttacttttttttattcctttttttatttttcatttttgccattcatttgttttttctccccatttttcagtttcttcccatttgctGCGCAAAATTGTATGACTTGACGACTGTATATTTTGGCTCATAAAAGAACatacataaaatataaaagaagggaaattGTTTGCGAACATTATTTTAAGTTTAAGCTTTGCGttctttttgaatttttacttatttgtcctgtttttaaaaaacaatttcGTTACGTATAAGTTAAACATAGTTATACTGAACTTTGCTCTTGTACGTAT encodes the following:
- a CDS encoding stearoyl-CoA desaturase, putative; its protein translation is MSYKAKNAGGNFSPVGEKMWEALSKRYLDIEHVGIIYITYVVFLASCYIFRKCFSNKFIHFVNVFKGLLVTLISLVSLKYVDLNITLGINLLHVYNITQLCTFLESLWTNKKKTNEKSTSQENRVVHKYEISKENENEYRNEYELIGDTSKHLEQLAKKILKNEKSIKENEGILKEKEIIEEIEKKEKEEEEYMKKKNTHDSQKKKDRSASNSIWIYFFFSQTFYIFFYFFFWKYIHNIMIIKVYLTLQLSKSLISLASNFYHNNTNINLFKRINHALSIVYMIWVSLFFTKILYTSNDNSKLIHNFSVLSILFHAYYVYVVFVNYIYTYHKQFRSSLFSFILFFHIFGVIGMIKLYYHDYGRSLFAQCIIFYLINGFGITFGAHRLWSHRAFKAGTFVQVLFLILNSFANQGSVITWSKNHRLHHKYSDTKYDPHNIRYGFFYSHVGWLLYQKTKYVKEKEKEIYVDDLLQNPLLLWQHKLDPYFNFFFCFIVPGIYSYYMYNNFWDGFFILGALRWIITLHATWSINSASHSFGHRPYNNDIKASNNIFTSIVALGEGCHNYHHVFPYCYAMNENFYILSINPTKYVIQFFYHLGLVWDLKCAQNICKEVRLKEAEKLEKKNKLLSENIKNEIMKKEDTSYVTDLMNSLTALCNDYINISTFRYITYLLRDFAIMMTILLIQVYYCYNKYGNGTLFSNMSKNFEGIESNKLISVSSFVFFHIILYALPMGTMFASLYSLVYECKRGLLFKNQFLNNFFGSIISSFILLPYTSENSRKSLLISLNEDFLKVLKGPIYFDLYSFIFTIFLGLYGLAIYIFGHFYFLIFFIAPYVVFNAWLLTYIYLLNNPPFFTVDMNAKDVDISVLNYVVFQSLLEWKKNNSIYQSKKRLYKMVFFFLNFIHHHLCYTHIVEFINSKIPSYRTKEIYKQFDKTLDQYHSLRNDKFIEILKQFL